One genomic region from Gossypium hirsutum isolate 1008001.06 chromosome D13, Gossypium_hirsutum_v2.1, whole genome shotgun sequence encodes:
- the LOC107919211 gene encoding uncharacterized protein: MVSTDMMVYDGCFAVQLIWIGHLYDFRELGQHVSYDIRYDLLLLENQLPFFVLLELYRMIIPNPGPRGHLTQLAAFALTFFGRHPIYLPENTSTRHLLQLVHDPSQEIRVAGTKEEKGKMNMFDITFDNGTKELKIPTLKVDHSTERTFRNYMAYEQLWGVRKYYVDYVLFMDKLINTDKDVELLRKSGIIDNWLGDYEAVTKIFNNLGYFVYYDTEAFYYEDIADRVNKHCKRDWNIWKEKLKKDYFNTPWSPISFLAALVLLLITILQTIFSLLSYYQQRQENYRSQSTIVAFFWCFGLLIRGLTSAIWEF; this comes from the exons atggtgtcaacagataTGATGGTGTATGATGGTTGCTTTGCTGTTCAACTAATCTGGATCGGTCATCTATATGATTTTAGGGAACTGGGACAACATGTTTCATATGACATTCGGTACGATTTGTTATtactagaaaaccaacttccttTCTTTGTGCTTTTGGAGTTGTATCGCATGATAATACCAAATCCTGGACCTCGAGGACATTTGACTCAGTTGGCTGCATTTGCTCTTACTTTTTTCGGAAGGCATCCCATCTATTTACCCGAAAATACTAGTACCAGACATCTTCTACAGTTGGTACATGATCCTTCTCAAGAAATCCGAGTAGCAGGAACAAAAGAA GAGAAAGGGAAAATGAACATGTTTGATATAACGTTTGATAATGGCACCAAAGAACTCAAGATTCCAACCTTAAAAGTCGACCATTCCACAGAGCGTACGTTCCGAAATTATATGGCCTACGAACAATTATGGGGGGTGCGAAAATACTATGTTGATTATGTGCTATTCATGGATAAACTCATCAACACAGACAAGGATGTGGAGCTACTCCGTAAAAGTGGAATTATTGATAATTGGTTAGGAGACTATGAAGCAGTTACCAAAATATTTAATAATCTGGGGTATTTCGTTTATTACGACACAGAAGCCTTCTACTATGAGGACATAGCTGATCGAGTGAACAAGCATTGCAAGAGAGACTGGAACATATGGAAGGAAAAATTGAAGAAAGATTATTTTAACACTCCCTGGTCCCCCATATCGTTTCTTGCTGCGCTTGTCTTGCTCCTGATTACTATACTACAAACTATATTTTCGCTTCTTTCTTATTATCAGCAGAGGCAGGAAAACTACAGAAGCCAAAGT ACCATCGTCGCCTTTTTCTGGTGCTTTGGATTGTTGATCAGGGGTTTGACTTCTGCTATATGGGAGTTTTGA